TGCCGGTGTTCCTGatgacataagtcgagcagctGCTCTTGTGGCTGCACTGCCGCTCGCACTGGCAGGGGGGCGCCGTCCAGTAgtgctgacagcagcagaagaagcccTGCAACAAGTCCTTGAAGAGGTGGCCTGCGAAGAACATGTAGATCCAGGGGTTGCAGCAGCTGTTGAGGCAGGCCAGCAACATGGCGATGATGAATGCTGCTTCTGCGGAGAAACCATTGAGTTATTACTCTTGGATATTCTTGTTCTACCCAATAACAAGACACTTTTGCAAATCAGATTCAGCATAGTTTTCACACTCTCATACTAGAATTGTGACAATAATTGAAAGCACTGACCgcatatgtatttttcatgcaaCTAAAgtggtatttatttaaaatatcctGTCCACATCTTCATTTATTCAAAGCGTTGTTGTGTTTCgactattattatattattatacactTATACTGATATCTTGCAGTCAAATACTTCCAAAATATTTTGGGCAAAAGTTAATGTTCTGCTTTAatcaatgttatttttatcaataaaatgaagatgtatatgaataaacaaaaagtaATACATGATAAAAacttaaattcatttaaaaaagaaaagtttaaTTGTGGAAAATTAATTCCAGATTCATATGTTTCTatgatatgaaaatatgaaaacttgagtaatgtaattattatataatgtattattattattattactacaagTTAAACGAGGAAACACTTCAATAAACTATTGACAAGGAGATTACTCTACAAATCCAAGGCGAAATATACTCAGGTTTAACAAAACTAATCTAAAAAGTTCATTATAATGATTCAATATAACTTTATGGTtataaatgttccctaatctaaagtgtagcGCATTTTAATGCATGGTTATCACAATCATGGCTGACATTTATTGAGTTTGGCTtcatattttaatcatttatttatactttCAATTCAGATGCCAGGAGATATTCCTTCATCATTGTCATCGTCGTCCATTTCTCATCCATTCCATTCTGAAACTCATTTTAATGCTCATCCcgtaaacatgtttttgttatttgttatatgttatatatgtttttgttatttgttataTGCTGTTGCCGAAAATGCCTTAGGGAAACCAAAATTCAGTTCTCCAGTtattctgtctgtgtttggactgtgggaggaaaccagagtccctGGAGAGAGGCCATGCTGTGAACCTACTACtgtgctgtcatttttttttttttttgtcatgcatTAAAAGGACGAGTATCTTTGCCTCCAGCTTCCACGTGCATCTAATAACGGAGGAATTTTTCTAACCTGTCTAAGTCAGTCCAGCATCAGTTGGACATTTCCTTGGTGCTTCTTTGACATGGCCAACACACAGCAGGATGGAGTGACTTAAAAGGGTGTTGCATGTGTCTCAATTGAGTTTTTAAGGTTTTTGACATACTCAATGATGAATGTAACCAATTAAAAGTCCACATCCGCAGTGTGAGACAGGTTCCTACTCATCCAGTTGACTAGGTTTCCAGCTCTGGAAGCACAGAGGAGGCACAACACGGAAAAGAATGATGCATTTTTATCTTCACGGTGAGAAAAGTGTCGTGCAACCTGTGGAAAATGACCAAATGAGACACGGTCAAACGCCCAGTCCTGAGCTGAGCGCTTATTTAGCCACAAAGCCCCAGAGGTTCATCTTCGCGGAACATACCACAGAAGGACAGAACTCCGacttctctttgttttctctgaAGGATTTGACTTTGAATTACAGTTTCTTCACTTGTTGCCAGGGTCGGGAAAAACATTAATATTGGCCTCCCCTTTGTTTTGGTGCGATCTAAACTTATAATTGGAGGAGATGGTGCTAAAATGAGAAGGGCTGATGTTGATGCATTGGTGGCTTATTTGATTAAAACCATGCGTTATATCCTAGACGACTCGGGAGGAAAGGTTAAGCAAACAGTGCGTAAAGTCGGGTTTTTCATCATCTCAGTATGGCCTGTTCGTAACGGCACGCGATGATATGACAAAGCTCTCGCACGTGGAATCGGGGTCTCTGCAGGAAGATCACAAATTCTACTGTGTacagtgtgtttgctctgtttatGGTGCTATTCCTCTGCCAGGAAAGAGGGCAGACCTTGCCACAGTTCAAGTGCAAATCATTTCATTCTTAAGCAATAGTGCATTGCTTGACAGGCAGATTCATTacatctcatctcttcctcccaaaacacagcagcaggacTTAAACCACCTTTCTCATTTAATCATGCACTTGACATCACATTTATTAACCAACAAATACCAAAGAACCTTTGACTCCCCCCATCAGAGGTGACAGGAAAACTCCCGTCCAACGACAATAACGCTTGTTTTTCTTGCTACATTCTCTCATGATGCCCTTCACACAACAATCTCAAGCTTGCTTCGCTTCATCCCTCCTTCCTCAACATGGTGTTGCGTTTGGCTCGCATCGCAGTCCATTCTGTGTAGCTGACATGGACTTGGATCAGGAGTCAAACCCTTTGTTTCTGAGTGGCAGAACAAACACTCCAACGGTAAAGTCGAGCAGGAAGGGCACAGCATGTCCCACCTTGTTATGAGAGCAAGTCAAAGGAGAAGGCAGTTTGGTCAGATAACAGCGCGACCAGCCCtctcaaaaaacatttataacTGAGCGTCTCATTGTAAAGAAGAAGCTTAACAGAATGCGACAGTAGAGTGAAAAGCACAGTGACCACACCTGAGTTTTTGGCATaaatgaggacaaaaaaaaacctttgcgCTATGACATTTTGGTAAAATTTGTCTGAGACTCACCACTTCCTCAGTGGCTGAGACTAACCTCCCTAACTTGCAACATATTTCCAAGAGTAGCCTCAGAGCCATTAACCTTTAGGGCACCACAGACTTTTCCATTAAATATTCCATTTgtatatcactatttcaaaaggctacAGCTTGAAAACTGTTATAGATAAATGAATACTATATAAGAGAACTTCAGAGTGACCCTCAGTTGGGGATGGGCATAAACTCACTCATCTAATGTGTATATTATGACATCACCAGGCGTCGGCTGCAGTCACTTACATAACTtgttacagatgtttatctgtttGCAGTCAGTAACTTTCTTTGTCATCTGTAAAGCAACAATGGTGCTGATGCTGACAGCAAGAACCGTATGATCATTTTGACCTTTGGATGATTGATGCACCATGTTGTCCAGTAGTCGGGCTGTACTTTATATTGCCCTGTACTGTCTCGTCTGTGTACTTCGTGGCACTGCCATCACAACTTCATTCTTCAGTTGGTGTTGTTTTTACTTGAAAGTGTCAAGTAACCActaaaaaaagtgtaaaaacgTCACGCATATACAGATGACTTCTGGGTATTGAAGTTAAAGATGAACATGAATCATGGACAAGGGCCAGCGCCCTTTGCTCCAAAGCCTTGGTGTTCAGCAGTAATCAAATGTAATGCTTCACCAAATTGGGGGATAAGTTCTGGCATTGGAAGGAAATCAGTGGGAAAGTTTAGTCATCAGTTGGGAGTGATGTGAGCTGGATCACATCTAGCTCCTGTGGTCTGACAAAACATGATGATGGAAAGAATCAGCTGAAATGGCTGCATGGATTTGTGACTTTTTGATGCGTCAGACTACTGTTCATAATCTGGTTTTTCAAAGACATAAGAATATTtgtcacaagaagccacatttctcaataataatgatggacccacacatacacttatatattcaagtttttatatcaccttatttaaactaaagctcttttaatgtcttgaaaatatttgtgtaagaatttcaattttataagaggAAGAAGTCcgttcagagtggtggaaaccctggccattgtgtagcgaaaaacacccctgaacaaaagcaaacagaagcttttgtttgctttcgttcaaggattcctccatgtttgttgttgttgttatcatcctagctgccttgtgcatcagtgtgacagtggaccaggaactcctgcacttacaaaggttctgtctTGTCTGGAGAGGAACTGTTAAATTAAAGTAAAAGAAAATTattaaatgcaattaaaatattttaacatgtttattaacgtgttaaagtcccaccactaatcccacaactatatatatatatatatatatatatatatatatatatatatatatatatatatatatatatatatatatatatatatatatatatatatatatatatatatatatatatatatacatacatatatatatatatatatatatatatatatatatatatatatatatagtgcatatgtgtgtgtgtaaatctaGTTCCTCATGAATGGTGGTggtcacaaaaagaaaaacatcatgGACGAAGAGCAGATATCTGGAATCATATAAATGACCACAGGGACTCGAGTGGAAACTGAGTGATGCAGCTCCATGAGGACTTCCTTTGAACACATAAACACTGGAAATGACCCTCTCATTCGTCAGTGCTCAGTCTGGACGTCTGGGCTGAAGGTAATTGTGCAGAACTGGgagctgctttttttaaaatttattttcttATAATCCCCCTACACATACATTAACAGTAGCCCGAAGCTGATATTCTGAAGAGCCGCTTCACTCCGACATTATAGAACAGATGCATTAAATAACAAAAGAAGGTGACTTGACGATCTCCTTTTTGGAGGGCTTCAGTTGAGAGGATAACTTGACTTGGGGGTTGAAGGTTATACTTGCAAACAATTTGGCACAGTTGGCCTGGACATCATGGTCTGAAGCCCTGCAACTGATACCTCGACAAGCAGGACACACATTTGACTCCACACGAGAGTGTGCTGTTAAGCACATCAATGTTGGTTGAACTTTGAGTAATGGCAAATCGTCacctatttttttcattttcaaaagttctGTATTCACAtcatctctgtttttttttttttttaataactcaaATGtcctaccacacacacacacaaacaaacacaccacacacaaatGTAATTATTAGGATGTagtagaaacacatttttttaaaatatatatatataaagcaggCAGCACTTTACCTTCTCGTGGGGCAGCAGGATCCCAGGCAGACCACATTTGGACAAAGAAAAAGGGGGTCCAACAGACTACATAGGCAAGGACCACCACAAAAGTCATCTTCACCGTCCGGATTTTGGCTTTGGAAATGAGTCTGACGCTACTTACGCGGCAGAGGTGGGTGGCAGTTTTGGACGCTCTCGGGGTCAGAGCAACAATGGCTTCTTTTCGGGTCTTCACATTCAGATTCTGCCATATTTTAAAACTTATCAGGCCGTAGCAGACGCTGAGAACCGCCACTGGCAGGATGTAAATGCTGAGGGTCATCCACGTGATGTAGACTTTGCCTCCCCACGGATGCACAAAGTCAGCCCAGCAGTCCTGCACGCCGTTCCCAATCTCTCTCAGAGAGAAGATGTACATCTGAGGGATGCTGAAGACCAAGCTGAGCACCCAGGAGGCGATGACGCACGCGCGCTCCTTCCTCCGGTGGATGGACCAGAGAGGCTGGCAGATCGCGATACACCTGTCGACGGACATCAGGACCAGCATGTAGGTGGACGCAAACATGCCGACAACCTGCGCGTATTTCACCAGCCTGCACAACAGATCCGGTCCATAGAAGCGAAACGTGATGTCCCAGATGAGTTGCGGAAGAACCTGGAACACCGCAACCACGAGGTCCGCGATGCTCAGGTGCTTCATGAAGTAATACATCCGGGACTGGCTGTGTTTGGTGGAGTGAACCGCCTTTAGGACGCACAGGTTCCCGGTcagagccagcagcagcaccagaacCAGGACCGCCACCTCCACTTTGGCGACTTCTTCATTGCGTTTCAGCGGGTTCACGGTGCTGTTCGACGTATGATTCGCGTTTCCAGGAGTCGAGCTGGTCCCGGACACGTTGTGGACGCAGCCATCCAGATCATGCAGAAGCGCATCCATGGTGCGTAAAAGCGCCGCTGTGGCGCAGCCGGCGGTCACATCACCAGCGCGCTCCTACTGAGAGTTGCTGCTGCGAACTGAACCGAACAAGGCGTCATTCAGAAACTGAAGAGTTCCACTGGGAAACGTTTGTTTTCTCACTGACCTCTGATGCGATGGTCACTTCTGGTCCCCAGAGGGCGAGAGGTGCTCCGCTGAGTTGGATGTCAGATGGTCTGCTGAAACTCCGTGACGCCCCCTCCTCTTATTCTGCCCAGAACCACTGTGCAATGTGATCCAGACTCATCCTCTTTCGTCCTTCcattctttctttccttctgtcTACCTTATTACACTTTACAGGGCACCATTTTAAACATTAATATTCTGCATGTGCCGGGCACATATCAAGACTTATCAAGCGAGTGACTCTCCAAACGCCAATTCCTGCGCACTCATACATAGGTTATCCTGGACCCAGGCTGCCctaaaaacaaatgcagcaaTATGAAAGTTGTCTCTCTTCTAAAAATAGCAGGTTTTATccaaactatttatttattcaaacatGACATGATGACGAATAATACAAAGTTTTAGGGGAAGTACTGGGAATTCATCTGGGCACAATACCATTTTCACTTGAAATAGAGCCACCCTGGTCTCTGTTTTGATTCTTGCAGCAGCCACATCAGAACTCAAGAGAACGCCTTGGCCTTAAACCTTTACATGTGACATACATTTCCTGAGGAAAAACACACAGTACAGTTTCCATATTCCACGTTGATGTTGAATCAGAAGTCCTCCTCCCAGTCTGCGGAGGAGCCTGCATTCATGCACGTTgatctttctttgttttcacttgCTTTCCTGTTTACAGTCTTTCTTCTTCAGATGACAACATGCATGAGGAAAGTGGGTGATTGTGGGCTCAGCAAATCACAAGTATAAAAGATGATTTGCAGCTTTCAGAGGTGAAGACAAGTCAGTGGAGAAGTATGAATATGACTGGAACAATGTGTTCTTATCCTCTTGATTGCCCGTGGAAAGAATGAACACTTCATCGCTCTGCTGGTTTTGGCTCAGACACCGCTATACCATGTACAAAATAGCATGGGGAAAAACAAGCTATAGTCCGCATGGCTGGTGAATGATCTGCACTTGAGCTTGATCCTGGAGGTGGTCAGCACTGCTCAGTTAAGTAAGCcaaccaggaagtgagtcagCTCCCCATGGAGCCAGTGTAGATGTTGATGAGGATAGGCTGCTCTGCCTTTTTAGGTCTCCACAGGGATGAATCCTCCTCTCAGTGATGAAAGCGAGGTGGGCCttggaagtttaaaaaaacagtgtttttctacCTGTGTGGCGTGAGAGACTGTCGGTGTGCAGTGGGAATCTGTCTGGAGATTGAGGTGGGAGATATGAACAATTAGAGTTGACAGTCGACCAACATGAGGAGGTTACATGGATTCGTTCATactctttctatacactatagatctataaTTCTACATTGATGTGGTTGCTGCAGAGCTGCACTtgttgctcctcttcccacatactgtacactcacagcaaagacgCGACTTAGAGTTGTGTTTAAATCTCATATGCCTCTGACCACAcaagagattgtgataaaataaataaatctttatatatgtttgccatattgcccacccctttctggtgacatttttatacaaatatattttctt
Above is a window of Synchiropus splendidus isolate RoL2022-P1 chromosome 6, RoL_Sspl_1.0, whole genome shotgun sequence DNA encoding:
- the oxtrb gene encoding oxytocin receptor b, whose product is MDALLHDLDGCVHNVSGTSSTPGNANHTSNSTVNPLKRNEEVAKVEVAVLVLVLLLALTGNLCVLKAVHSTKHSQSRMYYFMKHLSIADLVVAVFQVLPQLIWDITFRFYGPDLLCRLVKYAQVVGMFASTYMLVLMSVDRCIAICQPLWSIHRRKERACVIASWVLSLVFSIPQMYIFSLREIGNGVQDCWADFVHPWGGKVYITWMTLSIYILPVAVLSVCYGLISFKIWQNLNVKTRKEAIVALTPRASKTATHLCRVSSVRLISKAKIRTVKMTFVVVLAYVVCWTPFFFVQMWSAWDPAAPREEAAFIIAMLLACLNSCCNPWIYMFFAGHLFKDLLQGFFCCCQHYWTAPPCQCERQCSHKSSCSTYVIRNTGSHRSVSHTSST